One Oryctolagus cuniculus chromosome 7, mOryCun1.1, whole genome shotgun sequence genomic window, TCGTGCCCACCGCCTGCCAGCACAcaagagtgggatggcagggCCGCGCTCCGTCTGCCGCCGCACACGGCTCCCTTTCTTTACGGTCTGCCCACCCAGGCTGCTCACCATGCCGGGGCCGCAGGCTGTACCGGGCAGAGTCAGGAGAGGCTGGGCCACGTCACTGCCGAGGTCCAGGTGCACCCAGGTGCAGTTCAGCTGGGTCCCATTGGCTTCCACCATCTCCCAGAGCCTCTCTCTAGCCGAGCCCAGCAGGGGTCGGGCCCCGCCCCCCTGGCACTGGAGCTGCCCACAGATGGCGTCGCTGGGGGATGCGGGAGTGGACACACAGGGTCAGTGGGGGGCACACAGGGGACACCCAGGGGAGCAGGCAGGTTTGCTCACTCACCTCGGGGTGCAGGGCACGTAGCTGCCATCCGGGCTGCGCCCGCAGCTCCCAAACACATCCCCCCGCGTGTTGGCTGTGCGGAGGCAAAGCGGCTGGGCAGGCTGGGCTCCGGGCCCCCAGAGCGACTGGCACTGCTGGGCGTAAGAGGCACAGCGCCCGTGCACGCACACAGCCTGGCCGCCGGCACAGGGCTCGCCGTCTCCCAGGCTGGAATCAGGGGGGCACTGAGAGCTGTCTCCTGAGCACACCTCGGGCAGGTCGCAGTCACCTCTGGGAGGGCGACACTGCCAGCCAGCTGGGCGTAGCTGTGGGGGGGGCAGCATCAGTGTGTGCCCCCCTCCACCCTGGCCCACGGCGGGTGAGCTCTGGGGGGGCCCCCTCGGTGCCCACCTGGCATTTCTGACAGCAGGGGCCATCGGATGCACACTGTGCCCCTGGCCTGAGCTGGCAGGTGAAGGCGTCACAGCAGGTGTCAGTGCAGTCCTGGGGGCACAGAGTGCTGAgcgccagggcagggccaagagcctcccccactcccaccccgagACCAGACCCCGAAGGGTGCCCAGAGCTGGAGCCcaccccaggagccctgcaccagccccacacaCAGAGGGTGCAGAGAGAGGTCTGGGAGGGGCCCCTCCGGAATCAGCCCGGAGCGCAGGAGGCTCGGAGAGGGCtgaaggtggggggtggggggctcacgTCTGGGAAGCCGCAGTCACACTGCTCGCCCGGGTCCACAAACATATTCCCACAGAAAGCGGCCATCACGGGCAGGCTGGGCGAGCGCTCCAGGAGGCAGCCGCCCAGCCCGGCCAGGAGGGCTTGCTCCAGGGCCCGGCGGCTGCAGTTGCTGAAGTTCAGGCCTGGAAGGAAGCTGGGGCAGGTGACAAGGATGGTGGGGgcggccctggccctggtcccgcccctgctgcccccagccccgcccactcccTGCACCCTGCCCTTACTCCGTGGAGGCTTCCATGATGCAGgtcttggctggggctgggccggggcaggggcagcggcTCCCAGGGGAATCATGGTCCAGGCCCAGGCTGTGGCCCAATTCGTGTGCGATGGAGGAGGCCACACCCAGGATGCTTGTGGAGTGGTCctgtggttgggggaggggacacTGCAGGTGCAGCCACAGCTTGCCTCCTCCGTGCCTGCCTCTCCGACCTCTGGGCCCCCTCGAATGCTTCTGCACCTGGGCTCTGCCAGCTGCGTCCCCTTCCCTCACTGCATGGCCCCTGGAGGTCACCCGTGCCCCTGGCCTTGGCAGTCTGCACCCTCAGCCTCACGGTGAAGAAGGTGCCCTCTGATGAGCCAGCCCGCCAGCCCAGGCCGtaccctccccgccccaccttCCATATCCACGGTGTGGGCCTCGGGCAGCTTGGTAGGGGCCGGGGTTTCAGAGAATAAGCTGTACCCTGCCGGGGAGGAGGTGACCCGGAAGACGACTCACCATGTTGACGGCTCCTGAGAAGTCAGAGCAGATGGAGTTCTGCATGGTCATGCCCACCACAGGCCCCGAGAACGAGATGCCGCTGTGGGGTCAGAGGTCAAAGGTCAGAGCCCAAGCCATTGAGGTCAGAGCTCTAGGGTCTGAGGCAGGGAGTCGAGGTGGCAGGGGACTGGCCGGGTCAGGGTCCACCAGGGCCCCTctggctgagccccagggccTTACGTCACCAGCTGGGCGCTGTCGTGGGGCAATCGAGGCAGCAGGTCCGCCTGGCGCCAGTGCAGGAAGTTGTCCAGCGTGACGGCCGCGTCCGGGCTCACGTCCACCAGGTCGTGCTGGGTCCAGGCCTCCAGGCCCACCAGCGCCACGCGGACATTCAGGGGCCGAAAGAACTGAGTGAGAGACTGGGCTCAGCGACGGCTtcctgggctgggagctggggggtcTGGGGGGGGCTGGAGGGGCCCTGTGGCGCTGCGGCCCAGCCCTGCACTCACCGTGTCCAGTAACAAGGCCACTTCCAGCGTGCGGTTCAGCAGCTGCTGGAAGTCCGGGTACCTCTGCACCTGTGGGGCCGGGGCGGCGGGCGTGAGCGGGGCCtgcgtgggggtgggcagggcggcGCGGGGCCTGCAGGAGCCCACGGGCTCACCTCCGAGTGATcggccacaaccaccagctccacAGTCTTGGTCTCGGTGAGCACATCGCGCCTCCGCTGggacaggaggaaggagggtcAGGGAGTCTACTGCTGGGGACCGACCCCACGTCTCCCGCCCGACCCTGTGTGCTCACAGAGCCcgcccacttcacagatgagcaCACTGAGAGCCAGAAGAGCCGGGGACTTGTCCAAAGTGGACAGAGATTAGCTTATGTAGCTGGCAGCAGAGTCCCACTTCGCTGGCTCCAAATGCAGTgctttttccaaattaaaaaaaaaatcatcatagtGAACACGATCAAATCCCCTGTGCCAGCCATAGTTTTAAGCACTTTTCGTACATATTGATCCATTTAATCTTCCCAGCAACCCTGGTAAGTTGGTCCTATTAGCCCCATTTTACACTTCAGGAAGTTGGGTCTTTATGGCTTCGTAAGTGACAACCACGTataagggggtcttcaaaatgttcctgcAGGGGAGGGCGCTTGACGCAGTGGCTAGGGTGGTGCTGGGGCACCTGCTTCCCATACTCGGGTGCCTGGGTCCAGGTCCCGGCTCCACCcctatttccagcttcctgcagtcactgatggctccagcacttggatccctgccaccccatgggagacccacagctcgctcctggttcttggcccagccccaattattatgggcatttggggagggagccagcatgtggaagatctctgtctctctctcctcttgtttctctgcctttcaaataaataaaatgaaataagaagtccatggaaatgtgttttatgaaaaaactacatggatttcaaattaagtttatcttaaaaaaaaaaaaaaagagtcaggggctggtgccgtggcgcagtaagttattcctctgcctgtggcgcggacatcccatatggacgccggttctagtcccggctgcccctcttccagtccagctctctgctgtggcctgggaaagcagtggaggatggcccaggtgcttgggcccctgcacccgcgtgggagacccagatagatagagttccaggctcctagcttcagcctggcctaaccctggatgttgtggccttttggggagtgaaccagtggatggatgatctctctcactctgtctctctctctctctctgtaactctacctttcaaataaatcaatcatttttgaaaaaagaaaattatttagttttttttttttttttttttggacaggcagagtggatagtgagagagagagacagagagaaaggtcttcctttgccgttggttcaccctccaatggccgctgcggccagtgtaccgcgctgatccaatggcaggagccaggagccaggtgcttttcctggtctcccatggggtgcagggcccaagcacctgggccatcctccactgccctccaggccacagcagagagctggcctggaagaggagcaactgggacagaatccggcgccccgaccgggactagaacccggtgtgccggcgccgcaggcagaggattaacctattgagctgcagccTAGTTagcttatttcaaagtcagagagagagcttccatctgctagtttttCGCCTTTGAACTTtgtaacagccaagactggaccaggcagaagacaggatctgggaactcaatccagatctccccatgggtggcaggaacccaactacttaggccatctacctgctgccccccagggtgcacactagcaggagtggagccaggacttgaacccaggcactgggacatggaatgcaagcatcctgAATGgcatctgtttttttaaaaaaatatttatttatttatttgagaggtagagttacagacagagagaggaagagacagagagagaggtctttcatctgctgccttactccccaaatggccataatggccagagctgggctgacttgaagccaggagcttcttctgggcctcccatgctggtgcaggggcccaagcacttgggccatcttctactgcttttccaggccatagcagagagctggatcggaagaagagtagctggaactcaaaccagaacccgtatgggatgctggtgccgcaggcagaggcccagcctgccctgccacagcgccggtccctggaGTGGCATCTTAATGGCTGCAGCAAACGTCCACCCAGAGCTCATCTTCCAATTCCATTTGcacgagctttttgaagtaccctcacatttCCTGTTCCCAAGTGGGAGTGGACTCTGAAGACGCACAAGGGCCTGAGCCAGCCGCCCGGCCCTGGGCAGGTCACCCAGCCCGCAGGGGCAGGCTCCTCGTGTGGGAATGGAGCCATAGCTAGCACCCACCTCCTAGGGCTGCTGGGCCCCGGGGGCGGAGCCCTTGTTCCTGTGAACAAATGGCTTGACGCTCTGGGGTCAGCCCCGGAGACAACTGAAGCCCAGCCCTCTGCAGATCCTCCTCACCCGATGGCTGGGGTGCTGTCCACGGGGGGGCTCTCgcagaggctggggggtgggcacaGATGTGCGCCAGCTCAAGGCACAGGTGTGACCTGGCAGAAGGAGGTCTTGGATCCGGGAGATAACGGGAGGGCCCTGAGGATCCCCAGGCCCCGGCTCCAGGGCATAGCTTCTTTCTGGGGACAGGACCACCAGCCCCCTAGGGAAAGACAGGAAGTCACAAAACGTCCAGCTGCACCCCCGCGGGTGCCCTCAGTCATTCCCCTGTCGCGGAATCCACCTGCTGTACCTGagcccagagcaggtgcacagggaggccCAGGAGCCGGCGTGGCCCTGCACCAGTCCCTCGTAGCAGCAGTCCTCCTAGGGCACAGGGACACTCATGCCAGCACGCCGAGCagaccaggacttgagcccaggagTCAGGCTTACAGGCCAAGGTGTGCAGCGTCCGCAGGgctaccacccccacccccttcttccCTCAGCTAGAAACGAGGCACGGGAGGGCTTGACTCACCAGAGTGTGTCCCTCACTGACCACCCGGGTTCCATCAGGTTGGTACCACACCAGGGCTGGGCGGCCTGTCACCAAATCCCTGTGGGATGAAAAAAGGGAGGGGCAGTGTCTGGCCCACGTGCCACCATGGTGCAGCATCAGGCTGCGGCCTGGAGCGGGCTGAGGGGAGGCGGGAGGCCAGGCCACTGCCCCGaacttccccctctctctggagGCAGCAGCATTTAGTGCTTGGGCCACAGATCCCCTAGGCTGTCCGAATTCCAATCCGGTGTTCACCATATCCTAGcg contains:
- the ADAM15 gene encoding disintegrin and metalloproteinase domain-containing protein 15 isoform X1, with product MRLALLWALGLLGAGSPLPSRPLPDIGGPEEPQARPEKLRSGSLEPQILQDDRPLSLAEVLHVSSPRPWHVDLHPPHINQSSLPEALRIQLELDGESHILELLQNRDLVTGRPALVWYQPDGTRVVSEGHTLEDCCYEGLVQGHAGSWASLCTCSGLRYSRGLVVLSPERSYALEPGPGDPQGPPVISRIQDLLLPGHTCALSWRTSVPTPQPLREPPRGQHPSHRRRRDVLTETKTVELVVVADHSEVQRYPDFQQLLNRTLEVALLLDTFFRPLNVRVALVGLEAWTQHDLVDVSPDAAVTLDNFLHWRQADLLPRLPHDSAQLVTGISFSGPVVGMTMQNSICSDFSGAVNMDHSTSILGVASSIAHELGHSLGLDHDSPGSRCPCPGPAPAKTCIMEASTDFLPGLNFSNCSRRALEQALLAGLGGCLLERSPSLPVMAAFCGNMFVDPGEQCDCGFPDDCTDTCCDAFTCQLRPGAQCASDGPCCQKCQLRPAGWQCRPPRGDCDLPEVCSGDSSQCPPDSSLGDGEPCAGGQAVCVHGRCASYAQQCQSLWGPGAQPAQPLCLRTANTRGDVFGSCGRSPDGSYVPCTPSDAICGQLQCQGGGARPLLGSARERLWEMVEANGTQLNCTWVHLDLGSDVAQPLLTLPGTACGPGMVCVDRRCQPEALLGAQECRSSCHGHGVCDSNKRCHCEDGWAPPDCTTRVRASSSLTTGLLLSLLLLLVLLLLGASYWHRARLHQRLCQLKGPSCQYRVAQSAPPERPGPPRRALLVPGAKLLLLSHQASTPGLPGAPSRPLPPDPVPKRLQAALADRPNPPTRPLPADPVVRRPKSQGPAKPPPPRKPLPADPQGRRPSGDPPGPGAGIPPPVIPSRPAPPPPAVSSLYL
- the ADAM15 gene encoding disintegrin and metalloproteinase domain-containing protein 15 isoform X15, whose product is MRLALLWALGLLGAGSPLPSRPLPDIGGPEEPQARPEKLRSGSLEPQILQDDRPLSLAEVLHVSSPRPWHVDLHPPHINQSSLPEALRIQLELDGESHILELLQNRDLVTGRPALVWYQPDGTRVVSEGHTLEDCCYEGLVQGHAGSWASLCTCSGLRYSRGLVVLSPERSYALEPGPGDPQGPPVISRIQDLLLPGHTCALSWRTSVPTPQPLREPPRGQHPSHRRRRDVLTETKTVELVVVADHSEVQRYPDFQQLLNRTLEVALLLDTFFRPLNVRVALVGLEAWTQHDLVDVSPDAAVTLDNFLHWRQADLLPRLPHDSAQLVTGISFSGPVVGMTMQNSICSDFSGAVNMDHSTSILGVASSIAHELGHSLGLDHDSPGSRCPCPGPAPAKTCIMEASTDFLPGLNFSNCSRRALEQALLAGLGGCLLERSPSLPVMAAFCGNMFVDPGEQCDCGFPDDCTDTCCDAFTCQLRPGAQCASDGPCCQKCQLRPAGWQCRPPRGDCDLPEVCSGDSSQCPPDSSLGDGEPCAGGQAVCVHGRCASYAQQCQSLWGPGAQPAQPLCLRTANTRGDVFGSCGRSPDGSYVPCTPSDAICGQLQCQGGGARPLLGSARERLWEMVEANGTQLNCTWVHLDLGSDVAQPLLTLPGTACGPGMVCVDRRCQPEALLGAQECRSSCHGHGVCDSNKRCHCEDGWAPPDCTTRVRASSSLTTGLLLSLLLLLVLLLLGASYWHRARLHQRLCQLKGPSCQYRVAQSAPPERPGPPRRALLVPGAKLLLLSHQASTPGLPGAPSRPLPPDPVPKRLQVTGGPLSLPTL
- the ADAM15 gene encoding disintegrin and metalloproteinase domain-containing protein 15 isoform X4: MRLALLWALGLLGAGSPLPSRPLPDIGGPEEPQARPEKLRSGSLEPQILQDDRPLSLAEVLHVSSPRPWHVDLHPPHINQSSLPEALRIQLELDGESHILELLQNRDLVTGRPALVWYQPDGTRVVSEGHTLEDCCYEGLVQGHAGSWASLCTCSGLRYSRGLVVLSPERSYALEPGPGDPQGPPVISRIQDLLLPGHTCALSWRTSVPTPQPLREPPRGQHPSHRRRRDVLTETKTVELVVVADHSEVQRYPDFQQLLNRTLEVALLLDTFFRPLNVRVALVGLEAWTQHDLVDVSPDAAVTLDNFLHWRQADLLPRLPHDSAQLVTGISFSGPVVGMTMQNSICSDFSGAVNMDHSTSILGVASSIAHELGHSLGLDHDSPGSRCPCPGPAPAKTCIMEASTDFLPGLNFSNCSRRALEQALLAGLGGCLLERSPSLPVMAAFCGNMFVDPGEQCDCGFPDDCTDTCCDAFTCQLRPGAQCASDGPCCQKCQLRPAGWQCRPPRGDCDLPEVCSGDSSQCPPDSSLGDGEPCAGGQAVCVHGRCASYAQQCQSLWGPGAQPAQPLCLRTANTRGDVFGSCGRSPDGSYVPCTPSDAICGQLQCQGGGARPLLGSARERLWEMVEANGTQLNCTWVHLDLGSDVAQPLLTLPGTACGPGMVCVDRRCQPEALLGAQECRSSCHGHGVCDSNKRCHCEDGWAPPDCTTRVRASSSLTTGLLLSLLLLLVLLLLGASYWHRARLHQRLCQLKGPSCQYRVAQSAPPERPGPPRRALLVPGAKLLLLSHQASTPGLPGAPSRPLPPDPVPKRLQLGHRGPPQPSDTLSPSNRKGEPPALDSTTIWWSAAGLQPARDSEGRPSPSPRRLTARMHSRPLRMPPLSPG
- the ADAM15 gene encoding disintegrin and metalloproteinase domain-containing protein 15 isoform X7, which codes for MRLALLWALGLLGAGSPLPSRPLPDIGGPEEPQARPEKLRSGSLEPQILQDDRPLSLAESSLPEALRIQLELDGESHILELLQNRDLVTGRPALVWYQPDGTRVVSEGHTLEDCCYEGLVQGHAGSWASLCTCSGLRYSRGLVVLSPERSYALEPGPGDPQGPPVISRIQDLLLPGHTCALSWRTSVPTPQPLREPPRGQHPSHRRRRDVLTETKTVELVVVADHSEVQRYPDFQQLLNRTLEVALLLDTFFRPLNVRVALVGLEAWTQHDLVDVSPDAAVTLDNFLHWRQADLLPRLPHDSAQLVTGISFSGPVVGMTMQNSICSDFSGAVNMDHSTSILGVASSIAHELGHSLGLDHDSPGSRCPCPGPAPAKTCIMEASTDFLPGLNFSNCSRRALEQALLAGLGGCLLERSPSLPVMAAFCGNMFVDPGEQCDCGFPDDCTDTCCDAFTCQLRPGAQCASDGPCCQKCQLRPAGWQCRPPRGDCDLPEVCSGDSSQCPPDSSLGDGEPCAGGQAVCVHGRCASYAQQCQSLWGPGAQPAQPLCLRTANTRGDVFGSCGRSPDGSYVPCTPSDAICGQLQCQGGGARPLLGSARERLWEMVEANGTQLNCTWVHLDLGSDVAQPLLTLPGTACGPGMVCVDRRCQPEALLGAQECRSSCHGHGVCDSNKRCHCEDGWAPPDCTTRVRASSSLTTGLLLSLLLLLVLLLLGASYWHRARLHQRLCQLKGPSCQYRVAQSAPPERPGPPRRALLVPGAKLLLLSHQASTPGLPGAPSRPLPPDPVPKRLQAALADRPNPPTRPLPADPVVRRPKSQGPAKPPPPRKPLPADPQGRRPSGDPPGPGAGIPPPVIPSRPAPPPPAVSSLYL
- the ADAM15 gene encoding disintegrin and metalloproteinase domain-containing protein 15 isoform X16, producing the protein MRLALLWALGLLGAGSPLPSRPLPDIGGPEEPQARPEKLRSGSLEPQILQDDRPLSLAEVLHVSSPRPWHVDLHPPHINQSSLPEALRIQLELDGESHILELLQNRDLVTGRPALVWYQPDGTRVVSEGHTLEDCCYEGLVQGHAGSWASLCTCSGLRYSRGLVVLSPERSYALEPGPGDPQGPPVISRIQDLLLPGHTCALSWRTSVPTPQPLREPPRGQHPSHRRRRDVLTETKTVELVVVADHSEVQRYPDFQQLLNRTLEVALLLDTFFRPLNVRVALVGLEAWTQHDLVDVSPDAAVTLDNFLHWRQADLLPRLPHDSAQLVTGISFSGPVVGMTMQNSICSDFSGAVNMDHSTSILGVASSIAHELGHSLGLDHDSPGSRCPCPGPAPAKTCIMEASTDFLPGLNFSNCSRRALEQALLAGLGGCLLERSPSLPVMAAFCGNMFVDPGEQCDCGFPDDCTDTCCDAFTCQLRPGAQCASDGPCCQKCQLRPAGWQCRPPRGDCDLPEVCSGDSSQCPPDSSLGDGEPCAGGQAVCVHGRCASYAQQCQSLWGPGAQPAQPLCLRTANTRGDVFGSCGRSPDGSYVPCTPSDAICGQLQCQGGGARPLLGSARERLWEMVEANGTQLNCTWVHLDLGSDVAQPLLTLPGTACGPGMVCVDRRCQPEALLGAQECRSSCHGHGVCDSNKRCHCEDGWAPPDCTTRVRASSSLTTGLLLSLLLLLVLLLLGASYWHRARLHQRLCQLKGPSCQYRVAQSAPPERPGPPRRALLVPGAKASTPGLPGAPSRPLPPDPVPKRLQVTGGPLSLPTL
- the ADAM15 gene encoding disintegrin and metalloproteinase domain-containing protein 15 isoform X10 — translated: MRLALLWALGLLGAGSPLPSRPLPDIGGPEEPQARPEKLRSGSLEPQILQDDRPLSLAEVLHVSSPRPWHVDLHPPHINQSSLPEALRIQLELDGESHILELLQNRDLVTGRPALVWYQPDGTRVVSEGHTLEDCCYEGLVQGHAGSWASLCTCSGLRYSRGLVVLSPERSYALEPGPGDPQGPPVISRIQDLLLPGHTCALSWRTSVPTPQPLREPPRGQHPSHRRRRDVLTETKTVELVVVADHSEVQRYPDFQQLLNRTLEVALLLDTFFRPLNVRVALVGLEAWTQHDLVDVSPDAAVTLDNFLHWRQADLLPRLPHDSAQLVTGISFSGPVVGMTMQNSICSDFSGAVNMDHSTSILGVASSIAHELGHSLGLDHDSPGSRCPCPGPAPAKTCIMEASTDFLPGLNFSNCSRRALEQALLAGLGGCLLERSPSLPVMAAFCGNMFVDPGEQCDCGFPDDCTDTCCDAFTCQLRPGAQCASDGPCCQKCQLRPAGWQCRPPRGDCDLPEVCSGDSSQCPPDSSLGDGEPCAGGQAVCVHGRCASYAQQCQSLWGPGAQPAQPLCLRTANTRGDVFGSCGRSPDGSYVPCTPSDAICGQLQCQGGGARPLLGSARERLWEMVEANGTQLNCTWVHLDLGSDVAQPLLTLPGTACGPGMVCVDRRCQPEALLGAQECRSSCHGHGVCDSNKRCHCEDGWAPPDCTTRVRASSSLTTGLLLSLLLLLVLLLLGASYWHRARLHQRLCQLKGPSCQYRVAQSAPPERPGPPRRALLVPGAKASTPGLPGAPSRPLPPDPVPKRLQSQGPAKPPPPRKPLPADPQGRRPSGDPPGPGAGIPPPVIPSRPAPPPPAVSSLYL